The following coding sequences lie in one Takifugu flavidus isolate HTHZ2018 chromosome 4, ASM371156v2, whole genome shotgun sequence genomic window:
- the gcnt7 gene encoding beta-1,3-galactosyl-O-glycosyl-glycoprotein beta-1,6-N-acetylglucosaminyltransferase 7 isoform X2 produces MCQLERAKRSFLLCLGMSTIVSVIYFLTRMPPELKHLEPKECRPFSSECQAFLPSTEALALHRRDCQVQSYVSSKVQCPTLIRDLHFITRPLSPEEQRYPLAFILTVHKELEIFVRLLRAVYMPQNVYCIHVDAKASPEYQEAVRTLINCLENAFLSSRSETVTYGGFTRLQADLNCMKDLAGSDTRWRKVINLCGQDFPVMSNLELVRYLQSKYWKDRNMTPGIKQPAAMKHRTELQHVEITGSHVALKGVGQRKEPPPHNLEVYFGTAYYALTRDFVDFVLNNQAALDLLEWSKDTFSPDEHYWVTLNHIADAPGNHINGGWEGAIRSIKWKDQEGDVHDGCKVMFGQFPIL; encoded by the exons ATGTGCCAGCTTGAAAGGGCCAAACGCAGCTTCCTGCTTTGCCTTGGGATGAGTACAATTGTCTcagttatatattttttgaCCCGAATGCCCCCGGAGCTGAAGCATCTTGAGCCTAAAGAGTGCAGACCCTTCTCCAGTGAATGTCAAGCGTTTCTGCCGAGCACAGAGGCGCTGGCCTTGCATCGCCGTGACTGCCAG GTGCAAAGCTACGTTAGCAGCAAGGTGCAGTGTCCCACCTTGATAAGAGATCTGCACTTTATCACCCGACCTTTGAGTCCTGAGGAGCAGAGATATCCTTTAGCCTTTATACTGACGGTTCACAAGGAGCTGGAGATTTTTGTGCGCCTGCTGCGAGCCGTTTACATGCCTCAAAACGTCTACTGCATTCACGTAGATGCTAAAGCTTCGCCGGAGTACCAGGAAGCTGTACGGACGCTGATTAACTGCTTAGAAAACGCCTTCCTCTCCAGCCGCAGCGAGACGGTGACATATGGCGGGTTCACGCGTCTGCAAGCGGATCTGAACTGCATGAAGGATCTAGCAGGGTCTGACACCAGGTGGAGGAAGGTAATCAATCTGTGCGGACAGGATTTCCCTGTCATGAGCAACCTGGAACTGGTGCGGTACTTGCAGAGCAAATACTGGAAGGATCGAAATATGACACCTGGAATTAAACAGCCGGCTGCCATGAAGCacaggacagagctgcagcatGTGGAAATCACAGGGTCCCACGTGGCTCTAAAAGGTGTGGGGCAAAGGAAAGAGCCTCCGCCACACAACCTGGAGGTGTATTTCGGAACAGCTTATTACGCTCTCACCAGGGATTTTGTAGACTTTGTTCTGAACAACCAGGCAGCCCTCGACCTGTTGGAGTGGTCTAAAGACACATTCAGCCCAGATGAGCACTACTGGGTGACTCTCAACCACATCGCAG ATGCGCCCGGCAACCACATCAATGGTGGATGGGAAGGAGCCATTCGCTCAATCAAGTGGAAGGACCAAGAGGGGGACGTGCACGACGGCTGTAAAG TGATGTTTGGGCAGTTTCCTATTTTGTAA
- the rtf2 gene encoding replication termination factor 2 has protein sequence MGCDGGTIPKRHELVKGPKKVEKVDKNAEMIAKWKYCALSQEKLKRPIVSCELGRLYNKDAIIEYLLDKTAERPNVEAVLHIRGTKDIKELNLTDNPEWEGERRNAKGDRYEDNCGMFICPVAGLEMNGRHRFRYLWTCGCVFSERALKEVKTEICHKCGEPFKEEEMIVVNGTKEEVEILKQKMLERREKAKSKKCKKSKAAKAASAASEAKDAAVKTSQENGESSHPDVAGPSGSSKGAESSTKPATKRSSLKMEGKSEAFKSLFTTHSSAKRTKEQTSNWVTHTPYHF, from the exons ATGGGTTGTGACGGTGGAACGATTCCTAAGAGACATGAGTTGGTTAAGGGACCGAAAAAAGTCGAGAAG gttgataaaaatgcagagaTGATTGCCAAATGGAAATATTGCGCCTTAAGCCAAGAGAAACTCAAACGTCCCATCGTATCATGTGAATTGGGAAG GCTCTATAACAAGGATGCAATCATTGAATACCTGTTGGATAAGACAGCTGAGAGACCCAATGTTGAGGCTGTTCTGCACATTCGCGGAACCAAG GATATTAAGGAACTGAACCTGACTGACAACCCTGagtgggaaggagagagaagaaatgcTAAAGGAGACAGATATGAGGACAACTGTGGCATGTTCATTTGCCCTGTTGCTGGGCTAGAGATGAATGGCAGGCACAG GTTCCGTTACCTTTGGACGTGCGgctgtgtgttttctgaaaGGGCTCTAAAGGAGGTCAAGACAGAAATCTGCCACAAG TGTGGGGAGCCGTTTAAAGAAGAGGAAATGATTGTGGTTAACGGcacaaaagaggaagtggagataCTGAAACAAAAGATGCTGGAGAGGCGCgaaaaagcaaaatcaaag AAATGCAAGAAGAGCAAAGCAGCCAAAGCGGCGTCAGCTGCGTCGGAAGcaaaag ATGCAGCAGTGAAGACATCACAAGAGAATGGTGAAAGCAGCCATCCAG atGTGGCAGGACCTTCGGGATCCTCTAAAGGTGCTGAGTCATCAACAAAGCCCGCCACCAAGAGGTCCAGCctgaagatggagggaaagtcTGAAGCTTTCAAATCCCTGTTCACGACCCACAGTTCTGCTAAACGCACCAAGGAGCAGACTTCCAACTGGGTCACACACACCCCCTATCACTTCTAA
- the gcnt7 gene encoding beta-1,3-galactosyl-O-glycosyl-glycoprotein beta-1,6-N-acetylglucosaminyltransferase 7 isoform X1, whose amino-acid sequence MCQLERAKRSFLLCLGMSTIVSVIYFLTRMPPELKHLEPKECRPFSSECQAFLPSTEALALHRRDCQVQSYVSSKVQCPTLIRDLHFITRPLSPEEQRYPLAFILTVHKELEIFVRLLRAVYMPQNVYCIHVDAKASPEYQEAVRTLINCLENAFLSSRSETVTYGGFTRLQADLNCMKDLAGSDTRWRKVINLCGQDFPVMSNLELVRYLQSKYWKDRNMTPGIKQPAAMKHRTELQHVEITGSHVALKGVGQRKEPPPHNLEVYFGTAYYALTRDFVDFVLNNQAALDLLEWSKDTFSPDEHYWVTLNHIADAPGNHINGGWEGAIRSIKWKDQEGDVHDGCKGRYVRNICVYGMEDLPWIIDRNNMFANKFEGATSPEALDCLEQWHRNKVLNQASVPVEPSWLLATQGNWNDSRALKWGLKSP is encoded by the exons ATGTGCCAGCTTGAAAGGGCCAAACGCAGCTTCCTGCTTTGCCTTGGGATGAGTACAATTGTCTcagttatatattttttgaCCCGAATGCCCCCGGAGCTGAAGCATCTTGAGCCTAAAGAGTGCAGACCCTTCTCCAGTGAATGTCAAGCGTTTCTGCCGAGCACAGAGGCGCTGGCCTTGCATCGCCGTGACTGCCAG GTGCAAAGCTACGTTAGCAGCAAGGTGCAGTGTCCCACCTTGATAAGAGATCTGCACTTTATCACCCGACCTTTGAGTCCTGAGGAGCAGAGATATCCTTTAGCCTTTATACTGACGGTTCACAAGGAGCTGGAGATTTTTGTGCGCCTGCTGCGAGCCGTTTACATGCCTCAAAACGTCTACTGCATTCACGTAGATGCTAAAGCTTCGCCGGAGTACCAGGAAGCTGTACGGACGCTGATTAACTGCTTAGAAAACGCCTTCCTCTCCAGCCGCAGCGAGACGGTGACATATGGCGGGTTCACGCGTCTGCAAGCGGATCTGAACTGCATGAAGGATCTAGCAGGGTCTGACACCAGGTGGAGGAAGGTAATCAATCTGTGCGGACAGGATTTCCCTGTCATGAGCAACCTGGAACTGGTGCGGTACTTGCAGAGCAAATACTGGAAGGATCGAAATATGACACCTGGAATTAAACAGCCGGCTGCCATGAAGCacaggacagagctgcagcatGTGGAAATCACAGGGTCCCACGTGGCTCTAAAAGGTGTGGGGCAAAGGAAAGAGCCTCCGCCACACAACCTGGAGGTGTATTTCGGAACAGCTTATTACGCTCTCACCAGGGATTTTGTAGACTTTGTTCTGAACAACCAGGCAGCCCTCGACCTGTTGGAGTGGTCTAAAGACACATTCAGCCCAGATGAGCACTACTGGGTGACTCTCAACCACATCGCAG ATGCGCCCGGCAACCACATCAATGGTGGATGGGAAGGAGCCATTCGCTCAATCAAGTGGAAGGACCAAGAGGGGGACGTGCACGACGGCTGTAAAG GACGTTATGTACGAAATATCTGTGTCTATGGGATGGAAGACCTCCCGTGGATCATCGACAGAAACAACATGTTTGCCAATAAATTTGAGGGCGCCACCAGTCCGGAGGCGCTGGACTGCCTGGAGCAGTGGCACAGGAACAAGGTGTTAAATCAAGCCAGTGTTCCCGTAGAGCCATCGTGGCTGCTGGCCACCCAGGGGAACTGGAACGACAGCCGAGCCCTGAAATGGGGCCTGAAATCGCCATGA